The nucleotide window TTAAAGCCTGGGACGCCTCTACGAGAGCTCTGCGAGGCGATAGCTGACTATCAACGGCTATAGGCTGGCTAACAGTGCCGCGGGCGGTGGACGATTTAACGCGTTTTTTTGGGCGAGTAAGGTCATCAGAGGCGCGTTTCGTAGGAGGCATAGCGGTGGAAATATGAGAAGGGCGACGGAAGCAAAAAAAGTGACGTGATAGTAGGTTGCAGAAGTTAGGCTAATAACGTACTAGTACTGCGACGACtacaacaccaaaaacctATCGTGAAATCGCTCCTGCGCTGCAAAACGAGCAGCCTCACGCGCCACCTcaatcaagcccatcaagctGAACAATCAAGCTGACCCTCCTCAGCTTGGATTGCTAAAAAATTATTATAAGCGAGCTTGACTTGATGGGATTGATAGTTATCAAGCTATCAATCAAGCGCTTGCAAGCcgcttgattgttgacaagtctgtACATGGGCAAACCGATTAACCGGTTGAATTTACCGACCGAAAAAACCGACCGGTCGAACCGGTTAAACCGATTAGACCAGTTGGATTTTATAACGTATCTATCTACTAACCAAAATCAGCCTCAATACACTTAACCAGCTGTTGATCTAAGTCATTTGCAGCACTTTGATCGAAATAGGGATCCGGCGTGATAGGAAATCCTAATCCACTCGCTCGAACAGGGTAAATGTGCCCCCTTTTCAGCTAATTGCCTATActgttaagaatatgttaggttcagtccaggtcggcggggGTGAGGctcgtggagtaagcccgagcagaaggaccgacgctgaatgatgatctgtcatgtacgtcctaagatcatcataacaatAAGTAGAGAGAACAATAGCTCTAAGTGTAGTTCAATCTAATACGTtgttacctttcgtacctctactcggtcgcctatggtagtcataccaccagaggagaccttgttccaataaAATGTAAAATTTCATGTAAGCAGATCACGTGAGGAACATCAAAATCCACGAACACCAAAACTCCGACCGCCGACATGCTCCGCAATACCCCGCAATGCCCCGCTATTGGCTGCGCAACACTCCACGTAGATACTCAGACTCGCTTTCACGATACTCGCTTTCATTAATTGCCTAATTGGGTAATACGTGGCATTTCACTCGCAAAAACATTATCGCGCAACCAGCTGCTGCGACACTATATAATGAGATCATGCCCCGCCTCCGCTCCAAATCTTTGACACTCAACTCCAATACTTTTTTTGGATAGTCAACCGCAACGTTTGCCTTCAAGACCTCCCTGAGCACAGGCTTACCTCCCTGTTCAAAGGCAAAAGTCCATGGATCGTATCCATGGCCACGACGACACTCGAGAACGAGACGCGAGACGACGACGACCGACGACGACAGCACAGCTATGGCGACATGGGTTACTTCGTACACTGATGCGAAGCTCCTTCATGGTCTACTCTACCTTCTTGTCCCAATTTATCAAGGGCCAACGCGCAGGTGACCATGTAGTCTTTGCCTGTCATACCTGCTTGCAGGGTGTGTATCTATGCGGTAGCGGGTCTGTCGAATTGGGAGACGTTGTCGCGTATGAGGTTTTGGTTTGTTGTTGTGTGGTGCCCTTTATATTGACGTGATGCTATTTCTCTTTTTGCTATCTGTCTTGCTGTTCCTCTTCTCGCTGTTTCTCTTCTTTTTTTTTAGCAAAAGACCTGATCAATCTGTTGCTGACACTGGGCCGATTACCCCGTTGCCTCTGGATACGACTACTGGATACCTGGATACCTGGATACGAATACGAATACGAATACGAACCGAATACCTCGAACGCCTCCGTGGCGAACGTCTACATCGGTAGACATCGACAAACTTATACTTTTACGGCACTGTCAGCATCAACTGATAGATCATGCCACTAAGCCCACCCCAACGTAGTATGCTCACTGCTTCGTAAGAAGATGCCGCGCTACGTTGGGTTGGCACTTACGCTTCACTGGATCAGCCATGCGGCTGTGAAACTGTTCCACTAAATCCATCCCGTCTGCGAAAGGTGGTTACTTCAAATAATCTGAGTGCCTTTGATGGGGTGGTTATTTGGGGGCCCTGTTGCTTCTTTCATACGGGAATGTATGGATTTTAGCAAGATACTATTCTAAAGCTTCGGCTGTCTGATAGTAACCGAGGACTAGACCTGGGGGTCGTTTCTGGAAACCACTGGATGTGGACCAGCAAAGACACTCAAACAGTGTTGACTTTGAATTGGAGTGAAACACGCTCTTTTATTGCTGCTCGCCTGTCTGCTACAGTAATAGCGCATTTCCCTTCCCTCGACTATGGCGACCGTTGCCGCCGGTTCTGCAGGTGGTGGAGAGCCACCGCGCCCAGCTGGAAAGCTGCCTCTACTGCTAAACCTACTTGATGCACTTCATGTCCAAGGTGCAACTAGTCGTTGCGACAACAGCGCCATCTTCAAAAATGCTGTACGTGCGATATTGGCGGCGTGGGTTGTTGAAGTTGAGGTTGAGTGTCGCGACGGACTTGCCACATGTTGAACCCTATCCTCAAGGATCAGTGATTTTATTAATTGCCTATGTACGagtgttggttggctttgcactaagtgctaggaatgcattctgtgTGGTGATGGtttctgattgattgtcttgCGAAAGAgaactatggaagagctagatatatgttattgtggttttcgaaataccttgagccgcctggatctggttagcttggtgcccaagaacatcaactcccatagtaatttgttagtaaattaatgcagcagccgtttcccacctccagaagcccatgaagctagtcctgtactctaaatcgttcgtgtatagcgttttgtttgtgtggagcttgttgcgagctcaatctagctgctgttgggatgccgcccaagcgccagcgtaagccgaagcagccattcgatcaaggcgttaacccgtcctcccagaagcgtagagcgccagcaactagacaaaatcctacccatttaacgcctaaacgtgtccgccgtgaggcgctgccgtcgcctccagcgactgccccgccgcgccgtcaaagcccgttgtccgagcctgagctgcaagccacccaaacagctgcctccgcgcaagctgaagatatcgttggcgaggatgaggatactttcgaggatggagatggcgatccgctgcctgaggatgaggatgagatcgctgctaagggcgctgccggtagtgttgaggatgagggagagccagcgtaccgacgtcaagaaggcactccatggctgcctcgctcatcgcaagcgctagaggatgaggttaatcctgtactgcgcgttaggtggagggcttgccttggtggtgatatggagaaacactttattcctgaagctgccgatagcgagcacggcgtacggctgtactcgctgcatttcgacgacctatggcagtgggtagatgacgttgttgcagaattacggccaaaaagagcgaagatctcatctgtttgcactgttgtttacccagctaagcaggccaaacgcgagcgcgcgataaagcgattgcggcgaggtgttgatgcaacgtggaatagctttcagcgccttgttgtagaggttgataactatgtcagcgagccagtaaacgtcgatttcgagctcatcttggctgaaattccaggggagcagcagccgttgccaacggttgtcgacggtcctcgtcgacgcaccgcaacggtgattcaagaggaggggcttgctggtgtaatagcagctgaacaagcaggtagcgggcatgctattgctatccgggatagatggcgctgtacagatacccattgcgagaactatccttattgctgctggatggcgccaacagcgaggcagccagcgcgcttcgaagatcacctctttgtcaacggcaacattatctccatgtgggcaagagcaattacagcgagaagggcaacgtacgatgagccatctgatgatgtacggcttgcaattttgagagcaaaggacctgcgggtgcatgagaaaacgcgcaagttgcgggcggctggagatggcgacgatgatatcaaaagcttaacaaaactgctcatcgttggacagcttgagcggatgaacaggcaacctcaacaggagtctaacttgcaggcagctgcaccaacgataacaagagctgaggtatctagtgcatctcagtgggcgcctatccgatatgatcatgagcaggagattaacgagcatactagtaatttctttaactaccttaagttaaaatttcctacagttggagaggacattaacgagctttataagactcttgttattgacggagctatggatatcaacctcttgatgcagccatctggtgatatcttgaagttgtggacgcagcatttcaagcagcctcctggctggtttttcacgctacaaaacactgcaaaagaatggcaagctgggtaccagggtctcacagatcgtaactggagacgagtcgaacgttgtaagaaaagagaagagattgcgcgcaagaaattggtggttgaaccgtctagcagtgttgtggaggatgatggcgagaatgcttgaagcttagtggcctgagcgtttttggtgacagcggcccgtgcccgctatagtgttgaggtttttcaggcgtttcaaatgcgctgcaacaatagtctatttggatagccctatgtacaacactacaacgttatgcgattataacaggttaacttcctaagatagttctatatgtatagaaatagctcttatttttttagaattattaaatcgcttttgtgggttgcgcattaaggtgtaatcgttcgcatttgtatggtatcatctacctatagaaacgtactgtggcatccatttaaaagcacaattaatagggatagccacacctatggaaccagcttctgcagttaatattacagcacaccagctgcgctgcatactcaagaaagaccccaaagtcaatgaagttctccgcttgcgctgaattccttttcatccaccccttgagctgcttaaagctcttctcgatggggttgaaatctggtgagtatggcggcagatactcaaggagtactccagcactttggcaaagcacccgtacacgctctgatcgatggatggaggcgttatcaagcacgattactgaggctggccctgggtgaggattgcagaacggcagcacttgaaactctaagaagtcttctaggatctcagatgtaatcgcgccttgaaagatcttatagcttatgtagccatctatcgtcatggctggcagcagcgaccaccgttctgatcgcctgaagctgtgtgatagctccaccggctccccgattggagaccagccatacttgcggtcgcccgtacgctcattgcaggcgctctcgtccaacgcaacgatctgctccgccttatagtgttgcgccatcctggcaagatagaggcggcggagtggctcactctgctcctttgcccgctttgttgcaagcttgcgagaccatctcatcttctctagctctcggtaaacgctcgcaaggcttatcctaacgtcgtactcgtcgtacaagaagtccctcatctcatccatgtatgcgcccggtgagccattgaggtatgcctgaaggccttcgcgctgagcttgccggagtatagatggccgcccaagtcgaacgcagcgcggcggataaggcacgccccaaaactctaagctcaacctcagctttgctactgtgttacggctcgcacctgtagctctagagatggctcgatcactttcgcaggcagcaattcggtcgaggatagcctggagaacagcgggctgcaagcggtggccggtgcctggcatcgcgatgagatgggctcgagaaaattgcaacaccaaaaacgcgagtcagtagaggcgatcgcagcaaacaatgaacttcaaatacgttgtgggtgttagaaagcgtggctgcatcgatttactaacaaattactataggagttgatgttcttggccaccaagccaaccagatccaggtggctcaaggtatttcgagaaacacccataGGAGGTCTGGCctgagcgctgctcggacgccgcgatcagtgcgcctgctcgcgtgaccgagatcagtgcggccgatcgcgtggctcagatatcgttgatatctgtgatccgaCAACGAGGGAAATAAATGCAAATAACACCCTAGGTGCAACCGACGGCTGCGACAGCGATACAGTTATCTAAGATGCCGTACGTGCGATATTAGTGGAGTTGATAGAGCTATCACACGGGAGCAGGGGAAAAAAGTGTAAAGAGTAGTCGTTATACATTAACATTGAACTTGCATCTGTCTATGACACCCGTCTGTCTACTGTAAACACCTGGGCAGTAGTGATTGTCCTTTGACATTACACTCGCTGTCCATAACACCCGTCTATCTATTAGTTGTAGACGGGGAATTTGGCCTCCTCCACCAGGGCATCATAGATATAAACCCAGCGGGCGACATCGTCCTCACACTCATCAAGCGGATGTTCCCACTGGGCGACCTCGTCAAAACCAGCTAAGCCGTCAATCCTGTGTGTGTCGTTCTGGATTTGGAAGATAATGAAAGCGCGTTGGGGGTCATCCCAGGTAGCCAGGTCTAGACGGATATCGAGGTGGGCCCACACACGACCACCACTCGCAGTAACGCCGACGTCGACGCCAAATTTATAGATGAGGTTTGTCTGCCTTGCTTCTGCTGCCCAGAGAAGGCGCAGTGGGCCTTCTTGAATGTAGTCAGGGCTCAAGACAATAGTTTGGATATATGGGAGCGCGCAGAGCTAGACGAGGGTCGGCTTCTGGATGTCGTCTTATGCAACTGGTTAGCACTTGCGGACAAGTTATTTTAGGATTGGTACGTACACTGAGGCTCAAATAGCTCACGTATTGGAAGGTAAGATTGCTGTCTCGGGCGTACGTGCGGTCGAAAGTGCTCTGGACTTGGACGAAGCAGAACGTCTGGGATGGGCGACGTATTGACGATAGTGGAGAGGTTTGGGTTGATTATTCAAGGTGGAGAcagagagagagagagaggcCAAGTGAGTGGCGCATTGAAGGGTACAAGGCAGCAATGCCGTGGCGAAGCGGCGGACTAGCGGCATCGTCAAGGCAATATCTACTCCAGTGTTCCAAGTCTTTGATCTTGTTCTTATTACTAAGATTACGGCCTTCTTATCGACATACAACAGCATCACCCTAAGCAGTATGGCAACTTCTCCACAAGCCCCTCATTACGACGTCGCAGCGGATCTGCCCACCTATGAGGATATTGCCGATATGTTTGAAATTGTCGATTCCACTGAATGCTTCTTCACACTGCGTAAGTGCGACTCTATGTTTTGCGTCTACAGCGACTAACACGTCTCTCTAGTCAAAGAGAGCTTCTTCGCCGCCCCCGTCACCAGGGTTAACTGTGATGGTGTATTCTTTACTGCTATGTCGCTCTCTGCGGAGAAGCGGGCAGCGCTGCCGAGCCCACTGCGCACGTTCTTCTCCGGTGAGAATATCATGGATGGTGGCCATCATGTACGCAATCCTACACAAGCAGGACCCTACCATGAACCTGCACGTCACGTTTAGCAGGCTGCTTAATCCACGCAACCTACCTCTCAACGAGCTTGAACCCAGCGACATGGACATATGGACGCTGACAGCTGTCTTGGGTACGATCAATGTGTCGAGCTATATCCTCAGCGACGACCATAGAGGAGTCTGTAACGCCTGTCTGGAGTAGCGTGATGGCATCATAAACGAGTGTCGCATCGTGGGCGCCGACGGGATATGTGTGGATGATGAGGACATTTATGGCAATTGCTTGCACACGGGCACTAAGTGTACTTAGGAAAAGTAGGCGGCGTTTACAGCAGAGTTAGAGAACGAGACGGACGAGGATGCGAGGGCGGACGCGGCGCAGAGGCAGATGAAAATCGAACAAGGTCTGGCTCCG belongs to Pyrenophora tritici-repentis strain M4 chromosome 10, whole genome shotgun sequence and includes:
- a CDS encoding DDE-3 multi-domain protein → MPGTGHRLQPAVLQAILDRIAACESDRAISRATGASRNTVAKLRLSLEFWGVPYPPRCVRLGRPSILRQAQREGLQAYLNGSPGAYMDEMRDFLYDEYDVRISLASVYRELEKMRWSRKLATKRAKEQSEPLRRLYLARMAQHYKAEQIVALDESACNERTGDRKYGWSPIGEPVELSHSFRRSERWSLLPAMTIDGYISYKIFQGAITSEILEDFLEFQVLPFCNPHPGPASVIVLDNASIHRSERVRVLCQSAGVLLEYLPPYSPDFNPIEKSFKQLKGWMKRNSAQAENFIDFGVFLEYAAQLVCCNINCRSWFHRCGYPY